TACATCGTTTTTATCCCCAACGTTTAGGGTAAGtctcaaagttgtccctaacgtttaaatcatcctatttaaatccctaacgtttcaaaattgattcaatgttgtcctgccgttaggatTCTGTTAACGGAATTGATGGCAAGATaaaattgagacaattttgaaacattagagacttaaataggacgaacacgttagggacaaaaacgatatataaaaataaattttatttttattttttaataatattaattttttaccgtatatcattattcaattattttttaatcatatataaataaattactcttaataagactttttttgtgttattcaattatctttttaaaaaaatcattaattattaaaataattaaacttttcacaacaaaaataataaaaaaaattatgaacgaAAATCATcctgataattttttgtatttttattcatattttaatataaacataaatataatttaattatattatttatgaaatgtGACTATAGATGTagataaaatttagttatattacttttATATAGTTTCATTATATTGTATTGCTTATAAAGTTAGATTAAAATTATGACAATAgaattgttcttgtatttttatATGTGTGACTAATTGGTGGTGTTAAAACattaatcttaattataaacaaggtttataatttaaaaaatcaaagactcaattaaaaagatacgaaaaaaataatgttaaaatattctaactctttaaaataaaaatattcaaaattcaattaaaaattatttaaaatttaaactcaataaaaatttgtattcaatgtgttttgtattaaatatatttaataacctattatatcatattggttgaaattagtttttataatgttaattttcTAATAACACTCTATtagaaagaaattatttttttcagattagtccaaattaaatattttttattatttttggaaagaaaatcttttgaggaatttaataatatgtgatgaggaacaccgaataaattatacagaaaccaattaaaacacaatatagaaacatctttaaaaaaagacattttaggCGTCTTTATCTGAATGGCCtccaaaataaaatcttaaataagaAAGACGAGGGAATTCTATGAAAATAACTCAACACATAAACttaacttaaataaaactcCTAATCGCCTGCGGCTTCAAACTGAATGGTCattattaaatagtaaataaggaAAACAGGTCGATCAGTAATGtcttacttttggtacgatcatgacgtgttgAAAATTAGGGTATTACACTATGtattcttaattaatttttatcatatgtgagtcttattatcttaatttaaaagtgattaattttttactttatcattttactaattttttcgTTCTTGAGGAGTTTGATCTGCAAATTTCATCcaaactcaaaataaaataaattggaaGTTAGGACtgaattagttttaatttaaaactttaaaaaatattaaggatataaaaatattttatattctaaagcGGCTAGAAATAAACGCGAATCGAATCGGATatgacaaaaatttttattcgaTTCGCACTAAAATAATCAGATTGGTTCGGATCTCAAATATAtccacaaatataaaaatattttaaaaagtttattgttattaaaaaaatatcaataagtctatttttttcactttttaaacatgtttactcttaaaatattattaaacacttcttaaataataaaaattaaataatacaccatatatgataattattagatgaaataaaatataaaaagaatatttacttgtttatttatttatttttgcggaTCTGCAGATATACGAATACCTACATGAAATCTGCATCCGATCCTATTAGTATACGGATCGAATCAATATCCATAATTTTTCGGATCAGATTCGAATAAATATCGTGGATATCCAGATCGAATTCGATCCATAAATACTCCTAACTATCTTGTCATGTGGCTACATTTACTAAACTTAAAGATGGGCTAAATTAGGAGAAATAAGGGAAGGTTTTATGtagctgttttttttttttatgtttacttAATAAAAAAGATGGTCTTCAAATTGAATTTTAGTATTATGCactataacataaaaaaaatagaaagcagattaaaaatataaaagccCCAACATGATCAATGTATAGTTACGTAGCTACATATTTATGGATACTAATGCAAGTTGTGGGTCCAACACCAAAGCCAATCTGTAGTCAGTACTACAATGTCATACTTCATATAGTCTTGAGAAGTAGAACCAAAAGGACCATCTATACATAATTTTGAACAATAAACTGATCTCTTTACGGTATAATGAAAATATATCACATTCTTGAAGTCCATTCTCAGCTTGAAATTAATATGACTTTATAATTTTTACAATtgagtaaaaaaatatacacatgaaaatataaaaataaaaagtacgaaaacagaaagaacaATGCTCATCAACACTATGTAAGCAAGCACCTTGACAATAATATGACATAAGGTAGATATCTaaccaaaagaaaattttgagaaagaCAAAGAATACAGTGTTAATATAGAAGTGTGTTCAAAGTCAACCCTAAACAAATTAATCTTTTCTTAATGAAAAAGTCACTAAATTTTTTTCCAGAAAAACCATAGTGTTTCTTCAAAATCATTGGAGTTTGTGGCACATTTAGTTAGAAAATTACACCAAATTTTCTTCAAAATCCTAATAATAGCTATTGTTCAAATAtagattttcttgttttaaggGGCAAAgcaaattttcataaaaaattacttaatagaTACTtccaaggaacaccaaaatgTAGGAATAATTCAGGAAATGGAATGCCTACTACTTTTACATTTTACCTCGCCTATGTATTTGCTTTTAAAGGCTGGAAGTGATTTCAAAGTGACTTTCAATTAACCAATCTATATATTTCTTCACATCTTCTACCCACTCCCATTCTATCTTCTTCAACAGACACAACTTGGATGTCATCTACTTCTAGAATTTAAAcggaaaaattttagaaaatcaaaagaCAATAATAAACCCGAGAATGAAATTATTTTGGCAGGCATATTAATACCAAAAATGGTGATATATCAGAAATAGATGCATTACATTGATCATAATAAACATCTTATATCCTAGTTCGATATGTACTGATCTAGATGATTAAAATGGAGATTCAAGTCCAAAAGCATTTATAAGTTTATGAGGACTCTCAAGCCATCATGAGCAAGCTGCCCTGGAATTTTCTCTCTAATCCCTAAAATAGAGGATTCAATTGTATCAATTGCTAAAATTCACAACATATCTTATGGTACAAAGATAGATCTTCATCGTAGGTCTCCCATGACGATGATTtgtgaatgatttttttatcaCTACCTTTAAATCATGAACTTTTACCTTCATGAAAGGTAAAATGATACAATCAATTTCTTGGTACAACTAAAAAATACTTAAGAGATTTAAAATTTGGAATTACAGAGCAAAACATTTAGAAATTTGAAATCCTCTTAAGAATAGATATAAGGGTTATCTACTTTAAATTTACGTGAGATGTAAAAAAAGAGCAGGCTAAGAACCAAATTAGCTGCTAgagaaaaattgataaaaaaatttatatagcTTAAACAAAAATGAGCATGCATATTAattaaaagttttcaaaatacaAACTCTAAAATCACAATGAAACTATCTCATCAAAGCATCATATGGTTAAGCcgcaaacaaaaaattaactgcTCCATGtttatcaaaattcaatttaattaaaccaaaatcttttctagtttttatcaattcttttaaattatgaaacatatatttttcaagTTGATTGAATGACAGAAAAATGTCGACAATtgagattttaataaaaagaaatgcaTTATACTTAAAAGAATGTTAAAATCCAGTAAAAGTCTCGGAAAGAATTGCATACACCTTCCTCAAACCACTCTAATCCATCAAATATAaagtctaaaaaaattaataaaaatagaagcaCTTTTGTTCAATTAATAGATAATgagaaataaatattaatattctaCGGTAAATGCAATACCTTTAAAGagtaataaaataagttttaagaaaccaatttataaataaagtagatttttttttaataaaatttacttGAACGAAGTcataacatataaatatatgaagacaaaaaaattattttatagaagATCATACTAACCGTCTCATTTACTTAATTCCATTGGCAACAATGAAATAGTCTATAGTTTCCAAATCTATGAGAAGTTACCACTCCCCAAAGTACTTCTTTTGATCAAggcaaaaaattaaactttatatCTTCCTCTGTTCCCTTGTTGAAATTGtgtcaaattaattagttacatatatatatgaagAACAAAATTACGGTAGATACGGCGGCAACACTAATAATATAACTATATAACTAGGATGGCTACAAATATTAATGTGCGGTAAGAAAAGTTTAGAAAATATGTGAAGTGAcatgtataaattaaattaaatatatataaatatgtagtGCTAATTTTTAATGTGAacaaaaaattttgcaaaacctaatctaattccaaaatctcagCTTTAAAAAGCTTGACAATATTGGGCTGAGATTTAATTTTCTTGGTCATCATGATGAGTCATAGACCTGACTCTTCATAATTACATGTCAAGGGTTACTTCCAATGCAACACTTTCGCCTTCTCAACTTTAGAAAAAACTTGACAATATTGGGCTGAGATTTAATTTTCTTGGTCACCATGATGAGTCATATAGGCCTAACTCCTTAATTATATAACAATCctgctaaaaaaattaataggaGTTTAACTAACAacaaatcaacaaatatttttaaactgtattttatactaattaattaattaaaaattatttttaaattgcaCTCTATACTTAAAGTGATAATGCCAAAGTTGATTAATTCATCTCAGTGTACTTTTATTTCATGGAGACAAAGTGCGAACATTATAATGGCCCAAGAAATTATTCATACTATAAAAGTAAAAAGGGGCCTATTAGTTATATGGCggtgaaaattaattttgagaagGTTTATGATCACCTTAACTAAAACTATATCACGTCTCTTTTACTGATGATATTGTGTTTTTTGGTGAGACATCCATAGAGCAGGTGGGTCTAACTAGAGATAATAACGCACTCTTAATGCTTATTGGTTCGTAGTACATacaataattgattttaattacaTCTCTATCACGCAGTTAGGATAAATATCGTTTGTGACTTTGTGGACTCCATGAATTGCCTAGTAAACACATCATCTTTATATGGACCACCTCTACAATAATTGATAGtgattagtaaaaaaaaaattgacatatatatatatgacatgcgagaatatataaaaacacaaaaacatacAACCAACTCATCAAAACACACTTATCTTTGTTGATTTTATGATGATAACAGCAATCTTTTGCTATGTAGCAATAACTGCATCAATATTTTGCtacttattatattattttttccatAGGAGATTATCTTGCAAGAGTCCTCTCCTAATAGATTGGCCTGTCCTTGGAATGTTACCACAACTATTGTGGAATTTGTATCGGATCCATGATTTCTTAACCGATATTTTGAGACAACATGGGAGAACCGGTGAATTCATGGGACCTTGGTTCACCAAAATGAACTATATGATCACTAGTGACCCCATGAATGTTCATCACATAATGAGCAAGAGTTTCGATAACTATGTCAAGGGCCCTGAATTTCGCCAGATCTTCCAAGTCTTTGGGGATGGTATTTTCGCCACAGATTCCGAGAGATGGAGATACCACAGACTGTTGCTCCACTCTGTTTTCAAGAATAGAAGTTTCGAGATGTTTCTAGAGAAAACGATTCAAAAGAAAGTGGCAAATGATTTGATTCCTGTATTAGAACATGTGGTACACCAACATGTTGAGGTGGATCTACAAGATGTGTTCAATCGCTTCACATTCGACAACATTTGCAACATCATTTTGGGGTATGATCCTCATTGTCTTGCTATTGATCTCCCTCAAGTTATTGCATATGAGAAGGCTTTTAATGAAGCTGAAGAATCCATATTCTATAGACATGTAGTGCCTAAAGGTGTTTGGAAGCTACAAAAATTGCTTCAAATTGGTCAAGAGAGAAAGATGACACAAGCTTGCAAAATATTTGACCAATTCTTAtattcatgcatagcaactaaGCGCAAAGAGTTAAGTAAGTATACAAAAATTGACGAGTCTCatgatcatgttgacttgctcaCTTCTTTAATGAGAGAAGAAGATCAATTACATGATGATAAATTCTTAAGAGACTTAGCTTTTAATCTTTTTGTAGCCGGAAGAGATACTATAACTTCAGCTCTTACTTGGTTCTTTTGGCTTGTTGCTACAAACCCATTAGTAGAAGCTAAGATTCTTGACGAGATCAAAGAAAATTTTGGGTTCAATAATGATGAAATGAAGCACAAAGTTTTAggcatagaggaggtgaaaAAGCTAGTTTATCTCCATGGTGCTTTTTGTGAGTCTTTGAGACTTTTTCCTCCTATTCCTTTTGAGAGGAAGCAACCAATCAAATGTGACATACTCCCAAGTGGACATCATGTGAATCCAAATACAATgatcttactttctttgtttgcAATGGGAAGGTTTGAAGAGATATGGGGAAAAGATTGCTTGGAGTTCAAGCCAGAGAGATGGATCTCTAATAAAGGTAGTGTTGTTCATGTGCCATCTTATAAGTTCATTAGTTTTAATGCGGGTCCTAGAACTTGTTTGGGAAAGGAcatatcttttattcaattgaaGATGGTGGCAGCTTCTATTTTGTGCAATTATCATATTCATGTGGTGGAAGATCATCAAGCTATTCCTAGTCTTTCAATTGTACTTCTAATGAAGCATGGTTTGAAAGTTAGGATAACTAAAAGACGGTGCAAGTAATTAGATGAATATAAGTTTTAATTTGTGATGTTTAATTTTAAGAGTTGTAAAAGCTGCTAGATTGTTACTATATAAATGTgttaattagataataatttctAAATCCTTACATATTTATAGAGTATCTATCTAGTTCATGTTTGGAGAATATGTAGGataatttattctgaatttctatttaatttctcatGAATTCACATGTTCAAAAGTTCTAGAGAGGAATCAAAGTTAGTATTCAGAGCACGAATTAAAACAACGAATAATTGAGTTCATATTATCATATACTGTACATGGAGTTTATTGATTTGATattaaatataacaaaaatatttgataacaaaacaaagattaattaaaaatagttaaaatttatcttatttaaaatatattaattattgtaataattaatatattttaaataaggcaagttctatttttttttct
The Arachis duranensis cultivar V14167 chromosome 5, aradu.V14167.gnm2.J7QH, whole genome shotgun sequence genome window above contains:
- the LOC107490004 gene encoding alkane hydroxylase MAH1 isoform X1: MMITAIFCYVAITASIFCYLLYYFFHRRLSCKSPLLIDWPVLGMLPQLLWNLYRIHDFLTDILRQHGRTGEFMGPWFTKMNYMITSDPMNVHHIMSKSFDNYVKGPEFRQIFQVFGDGIFATDSERWRYHRLLLHSVFKNRSFEMFLEKTIQKKVANDLIPVLEHVVHQHVEVDLQDVFNRFTFDNICNIILGYDPHCLAIDLPQVIAYEKAFNEAEESIFYRHVVPKGVWKLQKLLQIGQERKMTQACKIFDQFLYSCIATKRKELSKYTKIDESHDHVDLLTSLMREEDQLHDDKFLRDLAFNLFVAGRDTITSALTWFFWLVATNPLVEAKILDEIKENFGFNNDEMKHKVLGIEEVKKLVYLHGAFCESLRLFPPIPFERKQPIKCDILPSGHHVNPNTMILLSLFAMGRFEEIWGKDCLEFKPERWISNKGSVVHVPSYKFISFNAGPRTCLGKDISFIQLKMVAASILCNYHIHVVEDHQAIPSLSIVLLMKHGLKVRITKRRCK
- the LOC107490004 gene encoding alkane hydroxylase MAH1 isoform X2, with the protein product MMITAIFCYVAITASIFCYLLYYFFHRRLSCKSPLLIDWPVLGMLPQLLWNLYRIHDFLTDILRQHGRTGEFMGPWFTKMNYMITSDPMNVHHIMSKSFDNYVKGPEFRQIFQVFGDGIFATDSERWRYHRLLLHSVFKNRSFEMFLEKTIQKKVANDLIPVLEHVVHQHVEVDLQDVFNRFTFDNICNIILGYDPHCLAIDLPQVIAYEKAFNEAEESIFYRHVVPKGVWKLQKLLQIGQERKMTQACKIFDQFLYSCIATKRKELSKYTKIDESHDHVDLLTSLMREEDQLHDDKFLRDLAFNLFVAGRDTITSALTWFFWLVATNPLVEAKILDEIKENFGFNNDEMKHKVLGIEEVKKLVYLHGAFCESLRLFPPIPFERKQPIKCDILPSGHHVNPNTMILLSLFAMGRYEEIWGKDCLEFKPERWISNKGSIVHMPSYKFISFNAGPRTCLGKDISFIQLKMVAASILCNYHIHVVEGHQAIPSHSIVLLMKDGLKVRVTRRCLF